A region of Burkholderiales bacterium JOSHI_001 DNA encodes the following proteins:
- a CDS encoding RNA chaperone Hfq (PFAM: LSM domain~TIGRFAM: RNA chaperone Hfq), giving the protein MSNKGQLLQDPFLNLLRKEHVPVSIYLVNGIKLQGHIESFDQYVVLLRNTVTQMVYKHAISTVVPGRPVNFHANEPGEASN; this is encoded by the coding sequence GTGAGCAACAAAGGGCAACTCCTACAAGACCCCTTCCTGAACCTGCTGCGCAAGGAACATGTGCCGGTGTCCATTTACCTGGTCAACGGCATCAAACTGCAGGGCCACATCGAGTCTTTCGACCAGTACGTGGTGCTGCTGCGCAATACCGTCACCCAGATGGTCTACAAGCACGCCATTTCCACCGTGGTGCCGGGCCGTCCCGTGAACTTCCACGCCAACGAGCCGGGCGAGGCCTCCAACTGA
- a CDS encoding ribosome-associated GTPase EngA (PFAM: GTPase of unknown function~TIGRFAM: ribosome-associated GTPase EngA; small GTP-binding protein domain) yields the protein MKPVLALVGRPNVGKSTLFNRLTKSRDAIVADFAGLTRDRHYGDAKLGGHEFIVIDTGGFEPENPTGIVKEMARQTRQAVAEADVVVFVVDARAGLSAQDHDIARYLRSVNKRVLLAVNKAEGMLESPQVAEFHELGIGDPNPVSAAHGQGIRSLADAALELLNLPDEPEEEVEEAADKPIRLAVAGRPNVGKSTLINAWLGEERLIAFDMPGTTRDAIHVPFERNGKRFELIDTAGLRRKGKVFEAIEKFSVVKTLQAIADANVVVLMVDATQGVSEQDAHIAGYILESGRAVVIAVNKWDAVDAYQREMFNRSLEQRMAFLRFADVLHISAIKRAGLAPLWKAISAAHASATCKMPTPVLTRLVQEAVEHQAPRRAGMFRPKLRYAHQGGMNPPIVVVHGNALEHITDTYKRFLEGRIRDHFKLVGTPLRVEMKLGHNPFDKAAG from the coding sequence ATGAAACCCGTGCTTGCCCTGGTTGGCCGGCCCAACGTGGGCAAGTCCACGCTGTTCAACCGCCTGACCAAGAGCCGCGACGCCATCGTGGCCGACTTCGCTGGCCTGACGCGCGACCGCCACTACGGCGACGCCAAGCTGGGCGGGCACGAGTTCATCGTCATCGACACCGGTGGTTTCGAGCCCGAGAACCCCACCGGCATCGTCAAGGAAATGGCGCGCCAGACGCGCCAGGCCGTGGCCGAGGCCGACGTGGTGGTGTTCGTGGTGGACGCCCGCGCCGGCCTGTCGGCCCAGGACCACGACATTGCGCGCTACCTGCGCAGCGTGAACAAGCGCGTGCTGCTGGCGGTGAACAAGGCCGAGGGCATGCTCGAATCACCCCAGGTGGCCGAATTCCATGAACTGGGCATCGGCGATCCCAACCCGGTGTCGGCCGCCCATGGCCAGGGCATCCGCAGCCTGGCCGATGCAGCGCTGGAACTGCTGAACCTGCCCGACGAGCCTGAGGAAGAGGTCGAGGAAGCCGCCGACAAGCCCATCCGCCTGGCGGTGGCCGGCCGGCCCAATGTGGGCAAGAGCACGCTCATCAACGCCTGGCTGGGCGAAGAAAGGCTGATCGCCTTCGACATGCCCGGCACCACGCGCGACGCCATCCACGTGCCGTTCGAACGCAACGGCAAGCGCTTCGAACTGATCGACACCGCCGGCCTGCGCCGCAAGGGCAAGGTCTTCGAGGCGATCGAGAAGTTCTCGGTGGTGAAGACCTTGCAGGCCATCGCCGACGCCAACGTGGTGGTGTTGATGGTGGACGCCACCCAGGGCGTGAGCGAGCAGGACGCGCACATCGCCGGCTACATCCTGGAAAGCGGCCGTGCGGTGGTGATCGCAGTGAACAAGTGGGACGCGGTGGACGCCTACCAGCGCGAGATGTTCAACCGATCGCTGGAGCAGCGCATGGCCTTCCTGCGCTTTGCCGATGTGTTGCACATCAGCGCCATCAAGCGCGCCGGGCTGGCGCCGCTCTGGAAGGCCATCAGCGCGGCGCACGCCTCGGCCACCTGCAAGATGCCCACCCCGGTGCTCACGCGCCTGGTGCAGGAGGCGGTGGAACACCAGGCGCCGCGGCGCGCGGGCATGTTCCGTCCCAAACTGCGCTATGCCCACCAGGGCGGCATGAACCCGCCCATCGTGGTGGTGCATGGCAATGCGCTGGAACACATCACCGACACCTACAAGCGCTTCCTGGAAGGCCGCATCCGCGACCACTTCAAGCTGGTGGGCACCCCGCTGCGGGTGGAAATGAAACTGGGCCACAACCCCTTCGACAAGGCCGCTGGCTGA
- a CDS encoding outer membrane assembly lipoprotein YfgL (PFAM: PQQ enzyme repeat~TIGRFAM: outer membrane assembly lipoprotein YfgL) encodes MCRALVSALLAVTALLLGACSADKPKPTPLEPVAPKIAGRQVWSSRLDSVQFPLQVAVRNSQFIVAGTDGTVLALDAATGREAWRGQAGARLSAGVGSDGRYAAVVTRDNDLVVLDTGKLLWKAPLASRTTAAPLVAGERVFVMGVDRVVHAFDVLDGKRIWTLQRPGEALTLSQPGVVTSFKDTLVVGQGAVLTGVDPLSGRVRWEATLANPRGTNEVERLADLVAPVLRAGDTVCARAFQSAVACANAQTGRTLWTRNVGGTQGVGGDAQWVFGADGSDRITAWRAGGGEVAWTYEKLLNRGLSAPLATGKSVVFGDFEGQLHFLAADTGAPVLRLPTDGSPIVAAPVVAGTTMLAVTRNGGLFAFRPE; translated from the coding sequence ATGTGCCGCGCGCTGGTGAGCGCGCTGCTGGCGGTGACGGCGCTGCTGCTGGGCGCCTGTTCCGCCGACAAACCCAAGCCCACGCCGCTGGAGCCCGTGGCGCCCAAGATCGCCGGGCGCCAGGTCTGGTCGTCGCGGCTGGATTCGGTGCAGTTTCCGCTGCAGGTGGCGGTGCGCAACAGCCAGTTCATCGTGGCCGGCACCGACGGCACCGTGCTGGCGCTGGACGCTGCCACCGGTCGCGAAGCCTGGCGCGGCCAGGCCGGCGCGCGCCTGAGCGCTGGCGTGGGCAGCGACGGCCGCTACGCCGCCGTGGTGACGCGCGACAACGACCTGGTTGTGCTGGACACCGGCAAGCTGCTGTGGAAGGCGCCGCTGGCGTCGCGCACCACGGCCGCGCCGCTGGTGGCCGGTGAGCGGGTGTTCGTGATGGGCGTGGACCGCGTGGTGCACGCCTTCGACGTGCTGGATGGCAAACGCATCTGGACCCTGCAACGCCCGGGCGAAGCCCTCACCCTGTCGCAGCCTGGAGTGGTGACGTCCTTCAAGGACACGCTGGTGGTGGGGCAGGGCGCCGTGCTGACCGGGGTGGACCCGCTGTCGGGCCGTGTGCGCTGGGAGGCCACGCTGGCCAACCCACGCGGCACCAACGAAGTGGAACGCCTGGCCGACCTGGTGGCCCCGGTGCTGCGCGCAGGCGACACCGTCTGCGCGCGCGCCTTCCAGTCGGCGGTGGCCTGTGCCAACGCCCAGACCGGCCGCACGCTGTGGACCCGCAACGTCGGCGGCACACAGGGCGTGGGTGGCGACGCCCAATGGGTGTTTGGGGCCGACGGCAGCGACCGCATCACCGCCTGGCGCGCTGGTGGCGGCGAGGTGGCCTGGACCTATGAAAAGCTGCTGAACCGGGGCCTGAGCGCCCCGCTGGCCACGGGCAAGTCGGTGGTCTTTGGTGATTTCGAAGGCCAACTGCACTTCCTGGCTGCCGACACCGGAGCGCCCGTGCTGCGCCTGCCCACCGACGGGTCGCCCATCGTGGCCGCGCCGGTGGTGGCAGGCACCACCATGCTGGCGGTCACCCGCAACGGCGGCCTGTTCGCCTTCCGACCCGAATAG
- a CDS encoding hypothetical protein (PFAM: Uncharacterized protein conserved in bacteria (DUF2133)) yields MATQLDLQEQEQLDEIKAFWNQYGNLVTWTLTIALLAYAGWAGWNWWQRDQAVKAGAMFEELDRAATAGDADKTARVFNDLKDRYARTAYAQQGGMLAAKLQFDKGQVDPARASLTWVADNAVEDEYRQLAQLRLAGIDLEAKKYDEALKRLGAVTLPAFAHLAADRRGDVLAAQGKRDEAKAAYQQAWKAMDDRNDYRHLVEAKLTALGASPTLAAAVAAAASAASGAGK; encoded by the coding sequence ATGGCAACCCAACTCGACCTGCAGGAGCAGGAACAACTCGACGAGATCAAGGCCTTCTGGAACCAGTACGGCAACCTGGTCACCTGGACCCTCACGATCGCGCTGCTGGCCTACGCCGGTTGGGCCGGCTGGAACTGGTGGCAGCGTGACCAGGCCGTCAAGGCCGGCGCCATGTTCGAAGAACTGGACCGCGCCGCCACCGCCGGCGACGCCGACAAGACCGCCCGGGTGTTCAACGACCTGAAGGACCGCTACGCCCGCACGGCCTATGCCCAGCAAGGCGGCATGCTGGCGGCCAAGCTGCAGTTCGACAAGGGCCAGGTGGACCCCGCCCGTGCTTCGCTCACCTGGGTGGCCGACAACGCGGTGGAAGACGAATACCGCCAGCTGGCCCAGTTGCGCCTGGCCGGCATCGACCTGGAAGCCAAGAAGTACGACGAAGCGCTCAAGCGCCTGGGCGCGGTGACGCTGCCCGCCTTTGCCCACCTGGCTGCCGACCGCCGTGGCGACGTGCTGGCCGCGCAGGGCAAGCGCGACGAGGCCAAGGCCGCCTACCAGCAGGCCTGGAAGGCCATGGACGACCGCAACGACTATCGCCACCTGGTGGAGGCCAAGCTCACCGCGCTGGGGGCTTCGCCCACGCTGGCGGCAGCGGTGGCGGCGGCGGCTTCGGCCGCGTCGGGGGCCGGCAAGTGA
- a CDS encoding histidyl-tRNA synthetase (PFAM: Anticodon binding domain; tRNA synthetase class II core domain (G, H, P, S and T)~TIGRFAM: histidyl-tRNA synthetase) has protein sequence MAETLVAVKGMNDILPASVPRKDKLPDSALWQWFETTVRSVLARYGYQYILTPIVEPTALFVRGLGEVTDIVEKEMYSWKDEMNGDLLTLRPEATAGIVRAMVEHNALYNGPLRLWTVGAMFRHERPQKGRYRQFHQLDVEALGFAGPDVDAEQILLARRLWQELGLQEGTHVRLELNSLGQPAERAAHRAALVAHFEAHVDQLDEDAKRRLHSNPLRILDTKNPAMQPLVEAAPQLMQFLGPESLAHFHAVRAALDAAGLAYRVNPRLVRGMDYYNLTVFEWVTDALGSQGTVCGGGRYDGLIEQLGGKSAPAVGFGLGIERLLLLIQELGLPVPGAAPLAYAVIPDAAALPQVLPVLEALRGAGLSVQMNAAGKDGVGSMKSQFKKADASGARYALVFGADELAQGMVTVKPLREGAATQVLRPLAAAADWAHGLRNA, from the coding sequence ATGGCTGAAACCCTCGTTGCCGTCAAAGGCATGAACGACATCCTGCCGGCCAGCGTGCCGCGCAAGGACAAGCTGCCCGATTCCGCCCTGTGGCAGTGGTTCGAGACCACGGTGCGCAGCGTGCTGGCGCGCTACGGCTACCAGTACATCCTCACGCCCATCGTCGAGCCCACGGCGCTGTTCGTGCGCGGCCTGGGCGAGGTGACCGACATCGTCGAAAAGGAGATGTACTCCTGGAAAGACGAGATGAACGGCGACCTGCTCACGCTGCGCCCCGAAGCCACCGCCGGCATCGTGCGCGCCATGGTGGAGCACAACGCGCTGTACAACGGCCCGCTGCGGCTGTGGACCGTGGGCGCCATGTTCCGGCACGAGCGGCCTCAGAAGGGCCGCTACCGCCAGTTCCACCAACTGGACGTGGAAGCCCTGGGCTTTGCCGGCCCCGACGTGGACGCCGAGCAGATCCTGTTGGCGCGCCGCCTGTGGCAGGAGCTGGGCCTGCAGGAAGGCACCCATGTGCGGCTGGAACTGAACAGCCTGGGCCAGCCCGCCGAGCGTGCCGCCCACCGCGCGGCCCTGGTGGCGCACTTCGAGGCCCATGTCGACCAGCTGGACGAGGACGCGAAGCGCCGCCTGCACAGCAACCCGCTGCGCATCCTGGACACCAAGAACCCGGCCATGCAGCCTTTGGTGGAAGCCGCACCGCAGCTGATGCAGTTCCTGGGGCCCGAGTCGCTGGCGCACTTCCACGCCGTGCGCGCCGCGCTGGACGCCGCCGGCCTGGCCTACCGCGTGAACCCGCGCCTGGTGCGGGGCATGGACTATTACAACCTCACCGTCTTCGAGTGGGTGACCGACGCGCTGGGCTCGCAGGGCACGGTGTGCGGCGGCGGGCGCTACGACGGGCTGATTGAACAGCTGGGCGGCAAGAGCGCACCAGCGGTGGGTTTTGGCTTGGGCATCGAGCGCTTGCTGCTGCTGATCCAGGAACTGGGCCTGCCGGTGCCGGGTGCCGCGCCCCTGGCCTACGCTGTGATCCCCGACGCGGCGGCCCTGCCGCAGGTGCTGCCGGTGCTGGAAGCGCTGCGCGGCGCGGGGCTGTCGGTTCAGATGAACGCCGCCGGCAAGGACGGCGTGGGCAGCATGAAAAGCCAGTTCAAGAAGGCCGATGCCAGCGGCGCACGCTATGCACTGGTGTTCGGCGCCGATGAATTGGCGCAGGGCATGGTGACGGTCAAGCCCCTGCGTGAGGGCGCTGCAACGCAGGTGCTGCGACCCCTGGCCGCAGCCGCTGACTGGGCGCACGGGTTGCGCAACGCATAA
- a CDS encoding 1-hydroxy-2-methyl-2-(E)-butenyl 4-diphosphate synthase (PFAM: GcpE protein~TIGRFAM: 1-hydroxy-2-methyl-2-(E)-butenyl 4-diphosphate synthase), protein MNAPEPKDLLQQPIAGAVPPARRTRQAQVRWGSNLVTVGGDAPVRVQSMTNTDTVEVIETAIQVKELAQAGSELVRITVNTPEAAQAVPHIREQLDRMGISVPLIGDFHYNGHRLLTDFPDCAAALSKYRINPGNVGKGDKKDRQFAQMIEAALKHDKPVRIGVNWGSLDQELLAQMMDDNARRSLPWDLKQVMYAALTHSALSSAAFAQELGMAPGQIIISCKVSGVQDLVAVYRGLAARCDYPLHLGLTEAGMGTKGTVASAAALGVLLAEGIGDTIRVSLTPQPGEARTQEVVVALEILQSLGLRNFNPSVTACPGCGRTTSTTFQELAKQIDDHLRAMMPVWKAQYPGVENLKVAVMGCIVNGPGESKHADIGISLPGTGEAPAAPVFIDGEKALTLRGEGIAQEFHKLVESYIERRFGASAPSH, encoded by the coding sequence ATGAACGCCCCCGAACCCAAGGACCTGTTGCAGCAGCCCATCGCCGGCGCGGTGCCGCCCGCGCGCCGCACCCGCCAGGCCCAGGTGCGCTGGGGCAGCAACCTGGTCACGGTGGGCGGTGACGCGCCGGTGCGTGTGCAGTCCATGACCAACACCGACACGGTGGAGGTGATTGAAACCGCCATCCAAGTGAAGGAACTGGCCCAGGCCGGCAGCGAACTGGTGCGCATCACGGTGAACACGCCCGAAGCCGCCCAGGCCGTGCCGCACATCCGCGAGCAGCTGGACCGCATGGGCATCAGCGTGCCGCTGATCGGCGACTTCCACTACAACGGCCACCGCCTGCTGACCGATTTTCCCGACTGCGCCGCGGCCCTGTCCAAGTACCGCATCAACCCCGGCAACGTGGGCAAGGGCGACAAGAAGGACCGCCAGTTCGCGCAGATGATCGAAGCCGCGCTCAAGCACGACAAGCCGGTGCGCATCGGCGTGAACTGGGGCAGCCTGGACCAGGAACTGTTGGCGCAAATGATGGACGACAACGCCCGCCGCAGCCTGCCCTGGGACCTGAAGCAGGTGATGTACGCGGCGCTGACGCACAGCGCCCTGAGCTCGGCCGCCTTCGCGCAGGAACTCGGCATGGCGCCGGGGCAGATCATCATCAGTTGCAAGGTCAGCGGCGTGCAGGACCTGGTGGCTGTCTACCGGGGCCTGGCGGCGCGCTGTGATTACCCGCTGCACCTGGGCCTGACCGAAGCCGGCATGGGCACCAAGGGCACGGTGGCCTCGGCCGCCGCCCTGGGCGTGCTGCTGGCCGAAGGCATCGGCGACACCATCCGGGTGAGCCTCACGCCTCAGCCTGGCGAGGCGCGAACGCAAGAGGTGGTGGTGGCGCTGGAAATCCTGCAGTCCCTGGGGTTGCGCAACTTCAACCCCAGCGTCACCGCCTGCCCCGGCTGTGGCCGCACCACCAGCACCACCTTCCAGGAACTGGCCAAGCAGATCGACGACCACCTGCGGGCCATGATGCCGGTGTGGAAGGCCCAGTACCCGGGGGTGGAAAACCTGAAGGTCGCCGTGATGGGTTGCATCGTCAACGGGCCCGGCGAGAGCAAGCACGCCGACATCGGCATCAGCCTGCCCGGCACCGGTGAAGCCCCGGCCGCACCGGTGTTCATCGACGGCGAAAAAGCGCTCACGCTGCGCGGCGAAGGCATCGCCCAGGAATTCCACAAGCTGGTGGAAAGCTACATCGAGCGGCGTTTCGGCGCGTCCGCCCCGTCGCATTGA
- a CDS encoding type IV pilus biogenesis/stability protein PilW (PFAM: Tetratricopeptide repeat~TIGRFAM: type IV pilus biogenesis/stability protein PilW) — MKTVPKTVPLNPVLKRALRRATWLLLGAVLAACAGGPPSAPAAPAATDTSRDRVTASDQTDADRRARVRMELASGYFTRGQTETALDEVKLALLAKPDLAEAYNLRGLIYANLGDDRLAEDSFRRALQLNPRDADSMHNYGWFLCQRRRYAEADLMFLQAAAQPQYTGVSRSLMTQGICQARNNKWTEAEKSLSRAYELDPSSPVTAVNLAEVLVQRNELERARFYIRRVNAQPEVSNAQTLWLAMRIENRIGNAAGVRELGDQLRNRFPQSPEALSYDRGRFDD, encoded by the coding sequence ATGAAGACCGTGCCCAAGACCGTGCCCCTGAACCCCGTCCTGAAGCGTGCCCTGCGCCGTGCCACCTGGCTGTTGCTGGGCGCCGTGCTGGCCGCCTGTGCCGGCGGGCCGCCTTCCGCCCCGGCCGCGCCGGCCGCCACGGACACCTCCCGCGACCGCGTCACCGCGTCCGACCAGACCGATGCCGACCGGCGTGCGCGGGTGCGCATGGAACTGGCGTCAGGCTACTTCACGCGCGGCCAGACCGAGACCGCGTTGGACGAGGTGAAACTGGCCCTGCTGGCCAAGCCCGACCTGGCCGAGGCCTACAACCTGCGCGGCCTGATCTACGCCAACCTGGGTGACGACCGCCTGGCCGAAGACAGCTTTCGGCGCGCGCTGCAACTGAACCCGCGCGACGCCGACTCCATGCACAACTACGGCTGGTTCCTGTGCCAGCGACGCCGCTACGCCGAGGCCGACCTGATGTTCCTGCAGGCCGCCGCGCAGCCCCAGTACACCGGCGTGTCGCGCAGCCTGATGACCCAGGGCATCTGCCAGGCCCGGAACAACAAGTGGACCGAAGCCGAGAAGTCCTTGTCGCGTGCCTACGAACTGGACCCGTCCAGCCCGGTGACCGCCGTGAACCTGGCCGAGGTGCTGGTGCAGCGCAATGAACTGGAGCGCGCACGCTTTTACATCCGCCGCGTGAACGCCCAGCCCGAGGTCAGCAATGCGCAGACCCTGTGGCTGGCGATGCGCATCGAGAACCGCATCGGCAATGCCGCCGGTGTGCGCGAGCTGGGCGATCAGCTGCGCAACCGTTTCCCCCAATCGCCCGAGGCGCTGTCCTACGACCGCGGACGTTTCGATGACTGA
- a CDS encoding 23S rRNA m2A2503 methyltransferase (PFAM: Radical SAM superfamily~TIGRFAM: 23S rRNA m2A2503 methyltransferase) codes for MDKVNLLDFDLDGLAAFCAQRGEKRFRATQLFRWIHQKGARDFSQMTDLAKGLREGLADLAEVRPLAIVSEHTSADGTVKWLFDVGGGNAVETVFIPEDDRGTLCISSQAGCAVGCRFCSTGHQGFSRNLSTGEIIAQLWHAEHALRERFGSTERVISNVVMMGMGEPLQNYAAVIPALRTMLDDHGYGLSRRRVTVSTSGMVAKIDTLRDECPVALAVSLHAPTDELRNELVPLNKKDGIVALMQACERYLSAAPRDFITFEYCMLDGVNDTPAQARQLLDLVQGRAGAPRVPCKFNLIPFNPFPASGLTRSSPERVAAFAKVLQDGGVVTTIRKTRGDDIAAACGQLAGQVQDRTAAATRMTRAPIRVVAASAGG; via the coding sequence GTGGACAAGGTCAACCTGCTCGACTTCGACCTCGACGGCCTGGCCGCCTTTTGCGCGCAGCGTGGCGAGAAGCGTTTTCGCGCCACGCAGCTCTTCCGCTGGATCCACCAGAAGGGCGCGCGCGACTTCAGCCAGATGACCGACCTGGCCAAGGGCCTGCGGGAAGGCCTGGCCGACCTGGCCGAAGTGCGGCCGCTGGCCATCGTCAGCGAGCACACATCGGCCGATGGCACCGTGAAGTGGCTGTTCGACGTGGGCGGCGGCAACGCGGTGGAAACCGTGTTCATCCCCGAGGACGACCGCGGCACGCTGTGCATCAGCAGCCAGGCCGGTTGCGCGGTGGGCTGCCGTTTCTGTTCCACCGGCCACCAGGGATTTTCCCGCAACCTCAGCACCGGCGAAATCATCGCCCAGCTGTGGCATGCGGAACATGCGCTGCGTGAACGCTTCGGCAGCACGGAGCGCGTGATCAGCAATGTGGTGATGATGGGCATGGGCGAGCCGCTGCAGAACTACGCGGCCGTGATCCCCGCGCTGCGCACCATGCTGGACGACCACGGCTACGGCCTGTCGCGGCGGCGCGTCACGGTGTCCACCTCGGGCATGGTGGCCAAGATCGACACCTTGCGCGACGAATGCCCGGTGGCGCTGGCGGTGTCGCTGCACGCGCCCACCGACGAACTGCGCAACGAGCTGGTGCCCTTGAACAAGAAGGACGGCATCGTGGCGCTGATGCAGGCCTGCGAGCGCTACCTCTCAGCGGCGCCGCGCGACTTCATCACCTTCGAGTACTGCATGCTCGACGGCGTGAACGACACGCCTGCGCAGGCCCGGCAACTGCTGGACCTGGTGCAGGGCCGTGCTGGCGCGCCGCGCGTGCCCTGCAAGTTCAACCTCATTCCCTTCAACCCCTTCCCGGCCTCGGGCCTGACGCGCTCGTCGCCGGAGCGTGTGGCGGCCTTTGCCAAAGTGCTGCAGGACGGCGGGGTGGTCACCACCATCCGCAAGACGCGCGGCGACGACATCGCGGCCGCCTGCGGCCAACTGGCCGGGCAGGTGCAGGACCGCACCGCCGCGGCCACCCGCATGACCCGCGCGCCCATCCGGGTGGTGGCCGCTTCGGCAGGCGGATGA
- a CDS encoding nucleoside diphosphate kinase (PFAM: Nucleoside diphosphate kinase) gives MAIERTLSIIKPDAVAKNVIGQIYARFEGAGLKVVAAKMAHLSRQEAEAFYAVHKARPFFNDLVSFMISGPVMIQALEGENAIAKNRELMGATDPKKADKGTIRADFADSIDANAVHGSDAPETAAVEVAFFFPGMNVYSR, from the coding sequence ATGGCCATTGAACGCACGCTCTCGATCATCAAGCCCGACGCGGTGGCGAAGAACGTGATCGGCCAGATTTATGCCCGATTCGAAGGTGCCGGCCTGAAGGTCGTCGCCGCCAAGATGGCCCACCTGTCGCGCCAGGAGGCTGAAGCCTTCTACGCCGTGCACAAGGCCCGCCCCTTCTTCAACGACCTGGTCAGCTTCATGATCAGCGGCCCGGTGATGATCCAGGCCCTGGAAGGCGAAAACGCCATCGCCAAGAACCGCGAACTGATGGGCGCCACCGACCCCAAGAAGGCCGACAAGGGCACCATCCGCGCCGACTTTGCCGACAGCATCGACGCCAACGCGGTGCACGGCTCTGACGCCCCGGAAACCGCGGCGGTGGAAGTGGCGTTCTTCTTCCCCGGCATGAACGTCTACAGCCGCTGA